A stretch of the Oxyura jamaicensis isolate SHBP4307 breed ruddy duck chromosome 4, BPBGC_Ojam_1.0, whole genome shotgun sequence genome encodes the following:
- the NKX3-2 gene encoding homeobox protein Nkx-3.2: MAVRGGNALTPFSIQAILNKKEERARHAAGRPPGPAGGWRLCGAAEGPPLPAGAARPAAAAPRTPVGWDSDSALSEEPEGERRSEEEGAGGSGRPAEAAGGGGRPAAAEVQPPEAAERDNAGLSDSEMSAAVSDRSPPEEEDGAGKCGKLLPAEDEAAAAPKPRKKRSRAAFSHAQVFELERRFNHQRYLSGPERADLAASLKLTETQVKIWFQNRRYKTKRRQMAADLLAAAPAAKKVAVKVLVRDDQRQYHPGEVLRPPSLLSLQPSYYYPYYCLPGWALSTCAAAAGTQ; this comes from the exons ATGGCCGTGCGCGGCGGCAACGCCCTGACGCCTTTCTCCATCCAGGCCATCCTCAACAAGAAGGAAGAGCGCGCCCGACacgcggcggggcggccgccgGGGCCAGCCGGGGGATGGAGGCTCTGCGGGGCCGCCGAGGGGCCGCCGCTACCCGCCGGGGCCGCCCGGCCGGCCGCTGCCGCCCCGCGGACGCCGGTGGGCTGGGACTCGGACTCGGCGCTGAGCGAGGAGCCCGAGGGCGAGCGGCGCTCCGAGGAGGAGGGCGCCGGGGGCAGCGGCCGCCCCGCCGAGGCGGCGGGCGGTGGGGGGaggccggcggcggcggaggtTCAGCCCCCGGAGGCGGCGGAGCGGGACAACGCCGGGCTCAGTGACAGCGAGATGTCGGCGGCCGTCTCAG ATCGCAGCCcgccggaggaggaggacggaGCGGGCAAGTGCGGGAAGCTGCTGCCGGCGGAGGACGAGGCTGCTGCGGCGCCGAAGCCGCGCAAGAAGCGCTCCCGGGCCGCCTTCTCCCACGCGCAGGTCTTCGAGCTGGAGCGGCGCTTCAACCACCAGCGCTACCTGTCGGGGCCCGAGCGGGCCGACCTGGCCGCCTCGCTGAAGCTCACCGAGACGCAGGTGAAGATCTGGTTCCAGAACCGGCGCTACAAGACCAAGAGGCGGCAGATGGCCGCAGACCTGCTGGCCGCCGCGCCCGCCGCCAAGAAGGTGGCCGTCAAGGTGCTGGTGCGCGACGACCAGAGACAGTATCACCCCGGCGAGGTGCTGCGGCCGCCCTCGCTGCtctccctccagccctcctACTACTACCCCTACTACTGCCTGCCCGGCTGGGCACTGTCCACCTGCGCTGCAGCCGCCGGCACCCAGTGA